A region of Ferruginibacter albus DNA encodes the following proteins:
- a CDS encoding NHL repeat-containing protein → MHLSLRRIALCALLLLNLYAKAQTISTIAGTGVDDYSGDGSSATSATLFGPTGICTDTTGNIYIADNANHVIRKINTSGTITTIAGNNKPGYFGDNESATSAELNFPYRLCIDGIGNIYFSDQQNSVIRRIDANGIITTIAGNGTKGFSGDGGLATEAQLNDPLGIAIDSIGDLYIAEGYNQRIRKINTSGVITTIAGNGDRGYAGDGNAAIQAELNAPTGIAVDNSGNIYFTEELNNDVRKIDTSGIITTVAGNQTKGYSGDGSLATNAQLNAPLGISIDANNNLYITDASNFVVRKITTDGIITTIAGTGNQSNSLTGNGQAIQINLGSPNGIAVDATGNVYVTDAGQNVIRKISNQ, encoded by the coding sequence ATGCACTTATCCCTTAGGCGCATTGCTTTGTGCGCTCTGCTGCTATTGAACTTGTATGCCAAAGCGCAAACAATTAGCACGATCGCCGGCACCGGTGTAGATGATTATAGCGGTGACGGAAGTAGTGCCACTTCTGCTACCTTATTCGGACCAACCGGCATCTGTACAGATACTACCGGCAACATTTACATCGCTGATAACGCTAATCATGTAATAAGAAAGATCAACACTTCCGGTACTATCACTACCATCGCTGGTAATAATAAGCCGGGTTATTTTGGCGATAATGAGTCTGCTACTTCAGCTGAGCTTAACTTCCCTTATCGTTTATGCATAGATGGAATTGGTAACATCTATTTCTCCGATCAGCAAAACAGCGTCATCCGCAGGATAGATGCAAATGGTATCATTACCACTATTGCAGGCAATGGTACTAAAGGTTTTTCAGGAGATGGGGGCTTAGCTACAGAAGCACAGTTAAATGATCCGTTGGGTATTGCAATAGATTCGATAGGTGATTTGTATATCGCCGAAGGATATAATCAACGCATCCGGAAAATTAATACTTCAGGGGTTATTACTACCATAGCCGGCAATGGAGATAGAGGATATGCAGGTGATGGTAATGCCGCTATCCAGGCTGAACTGAATGCCCCAACAGGAATAGCTGTTGATAATTCAGGTAATATATATTTTACAGAAGAGCTCAATAACGATGTAAGAAAAATAGATACTTCGGGTATCATAACTACTGTTGCAGGTAATCAGACCAAAGGCTATTCAGGTGATGGCTCCCTTGCTACTAATGCCCAACTTAATGCACCGCTTGGCATAAGCATAGATGCTAATAACAATCTATACATAACAGACGCTTCCAATTTTGTTGTAAGAAAAATAACCACAGACGGGATCATCACTACCATAGCCGGTACAGGCAATCAAAGTAATTCTTTAACAGGTAACGGTCAGGCTATACAGATCAATCTGGGTAGTCCTAACGGGATTGCTGTTGATGCAACCGGAAATGTGTATGTGACAGATGCCGGACAAAATGTAATCAGGAAAATAAGTAATCAATAA